Proteins encoded by one window of Archaeoglobus veneficus SNP6:
- a CDS encoding TIGR00269 family protein, translating into MKCSHCNRQAVYYQRHSGRHLCKKHFIYDFEKRVRYAVKKYRMIESGDKIAIALSGGKDSVALTFALDRLYGERKDVEFVAITIDEGIKGYRPPTVEIAREITSQLGIEHHIVSFKENFGMALDEMVKLGDKKPCTYCGVFRKYLLNRTARELGATKLATAHNLDDETQTILLNFLQADIERLARLVPQRVQKGLVMRIKPFREIYEKEVVVYCLLFDLPMDMNECPYSYFPVRAAIRDFLYDFENKYPGRKYSVMRSFETLIPCLKEMFPQIDLNACEKCGEPTPKRVCQACVLREELERAKEQIR; encoded by the coding sequence GTGAAGTGCTCTCACTGCAACAGGCAGGCGGTATACTACCAGCGACACTCAGGCAGACACCTCTGTAAAAAACACTTCATCTACGACTTCGAAAAGAGAGTTCGATACGCGGTAAAGAAGTACAGGATGATAGAGAGCGGTGATAAAATAGCGATAGCTCTCAGCGGTGGGAAGGATAGTGTTGCTCTCACTTTTGCTCTCGACAGACTCTATGGGGAAAGAAAAGATGTTGAGTTCGTTGCAATTACAATTGACGAGGGGATTAAAGGCTACCGCCCGCCCACCGTTGAGATTGCGAGAGAAATTACTTCCCAGCTTGGAATAGAGCATCACATCGTTTCCTTCAAAGAAAACTTCGGAATGGCTCTTGACGAGATGGTAAAGCTTGGAGACAAGAAGCCGTGCACGTACTGTGGAGTCTTCAGAAAATACCTGCTCAACAGAACCGCAAGGGAGCTTGGGGCAACGAAGCTCGCCACCGCTCACAACCTCGACGATGAGACGCAGACAATTCTCCTCAACTTCCTGCAGGCTGACATAGAGAGACTTGCCAGGCTTGTTCCACAGCGAGTTCAGAAAGGGCTCGTAATGCGTATAAAGCCCTTCAGAGAAATTTACGAGAAGGAAGTCGTCGTATACTGTCTTCTCTTTGATCTTCCAATGGACATGAACGAGTGTCCCTACAGCTACTTCCCCGTTAGAGCAGCAATCAGAGACTTCCTCTACGACTTCGAGAACAAATACCCGGGAAGAAAGTACTCCGTGATGAGGAGCTTCGAAACACTCATCCCGTGTCTGAAAGAAATGTTTCCGCAGATAGACCTAAACGCATGCGAAAAGTGCGGTGAACCGACGCCGAAACGCGTATGCCAGGCGTGTGTGCTCAGGGAGGAGCTCGAAAGGGCGAAGGAACAAATTCGCTAA
- a CDS encoding TasA family protein yields MRNILVSLLLLGFAAALVGSGTLAYFSDTETSENNVFGAGMIDISIDDENPWISNYTMEDLKPCETGWINFTIKNLEKDDPVKIYKHINITGYDGGLHPESEEAEDLNDEINDIGKNITYDLHVAIYNETGALVHEEWIIEETENVKVEDIDCYWIYLGDIPQNGTMVVNQSYHMQPEVTNWAQGDIMYFDIEVLATQTNAPAPSPLWP; encoded by the coding sequence ATGAGAAACATATTAGTTAGCCTTTTGCTGCTGGGATTTGCAGCGGCATTGGTGGGATCAGGAACACTGGCATACTTCAGCGACACAGAAACAAGCGAGAATAATGTGTTCGGCGCGGGTATGATTGACATCTCTATAGATGATGAGAACCCATGGATTAGTAATTACACGATGGAAGACCTTAAACCCTGTGAGACTGGGTGGATAAACTTCACAATTAAAAACCTCGAAAAAGACGATCCAGTCAAAATTTACAAGCATATAAACATAACAGGGTATGATGGTGGTCTGCATCCGGAGTCAGAGGAAGCTGAAGATCTCAACGACGAAATCAACGACATCGGTAAAAACATAACATACGACCTACATGTTGCGATCTACAACGAGACCGGTGCTCTTGTGCATGAAGAATGGATAATCGAAGAAACTGAAAATGTGAAAGTTGAAGACATAGACTGTTATTGGATTTACCTCGGCGATATACCCCAGAACGGAACCATGGTCGTTAACCAGAGCTATCACATGCAGCCTGAAGTAACCAACTGGGCTCAGGGAGACATAATGTACTTTGATATTGAAGTCCTCGCTACGCAGACGAACGCACCCGCTCCATCGCCATTGTGGCCTTAA
- a CDS encoding SipW-dependent-type signal peptide-containing protein has protein sequence MRKIAVPLAAISAIALLFTAGTLAYFSDLETSTNNTFSTGTLDIFLTDGIVSATSAWEKYDWKPGEPLESGELRVWNLGTNKGDHLEFDFELTEYEDDNGDLTDGQNNGPESDTANTTADGMGRYLYIDCMSITWFENDNETDEHILISGGSATGSGVCGNFTYGLYDVNGNGYMDLDDLATLDLDNVAPPELDTNGAYDAIDNYLQINMNVGFNETAGNDYQGDVTIMNVTVTLNQVASQ, from the coding sequence ATGAGAAAAATAGCAGTACCATTGGCAGCAATTTCAGCAATAGCATTGCTTTTTACAGCAGGGACACTGGCATACTTCAGCGATCTTGAAACATCAACGAATAACACATTTTCAACAGGAACACTGGATATTTTCTTGACAGACGGTATTGTTTCGGCAACTTCAGCATGGGAGAAATATGACTGGAAACCCGGAGAGCCACTTGAGAGTGGCGAACTGAGAGTCTGGAACCTCGGTACCAACAAAGGTGACCATCTGGAATTCGACTTTGAGCTGACAGAGTATGAGGATGATAACGGAGACCTAACTGATGGTCAGAACAATGGTCCAGAATCAGACACAGCTAATACAACAGCCGATGGAATGGGCAGATATCTGTACATAGATTGCATGAGCATTACGTGGTTTGAAAACGATAACGAAACGGATGAACACATCTTGATTTCTGGCGGTAGTGCTACAGGCTCCGGTGTATGTGGAAACTTTACCTATGGGCTCTACGACGTCAACGGCAACGGTTACATGGACCTGGATGACCTTGCAACCCTCGACCTCGATAACGTTGCTCCTCCAGAACTCGATACAAATGGAGCATATGATGCTATAGACAACTACCTGCAGATTAACATGAACGTGGGATTCAATGAAACTGCAGGAAATGATTATCAGGGCGACGTAACAATAATGAACGTAACCGTGACGCTGAACCAGGTTGCAAGCCAGTAA
- a CDS encoding signal peptidase I — translation MAQAAKIVLLCVAVFVTLSIALVLSQARFLTVTGTSMEPAITQNDIVLVLPVNSDEIKAGKVIVYRHEVDGKTYQFVHRVVEVNGKSLLTKGDSLSTVDNYVVRSDDVVGVVVFKIPYAGWFVRFMNTVWGYVLFILMPGTALIIFEIRQIWREIKCKN, via the coding sequence GTGGCTCAAGCAGCGAAAATAGTTCTGCTTTGTGTGGCTGTGTTTGTCACTCTATCTATAGCACTCGTCTTATCCCAGGCTCGGTTTCTGACAGTCACGGGAACAAGCATGGAGCCAGCAATAACTCAAAACGACATTGTACTTGTGTTGCCTGTTAATTCAGATGAAATAAAAGCTGGAAAAGTGATAGTTTACAGGCATGAAGTTGATGGCAAAACGTATCAGTTCGTGCACAGGGTTGTAGAGGTAAACGGAAAATCGTTGTTGACGAAGGGCGATTCTCTGAGTACCGTTGATAATTATGTTGTAAGGTCTGATGACGTTGTCGGAGTGGTCGTGTTCAAGATACCGTATGCTGGATGGTTTGTGAGATTTATGAATACTGTTTGGGGTTACGTGCTGTTCATACTCATGCCGGGTACGGCTTTGATTATATTTGAAATTAGACAAATATGGAGGGAAATAAAATGCAAAAACTGA
- a CDS encoding SipW-dependent-type signal peptide-containing protein translates to MQKLKIALIVVIAIALLKVYPTHSYFSDVETSTGVFKAGVWCKSEHFHADTSCAKFSNCFSSCYMHGISIKNSGDVPIDVRGIELRYAGGNVTKITIGNCTFWSGSSSSSIFSGLCTLMPGERKGLRITFDSNVSVTEIIFTFDDSSSKGFQISASSC, encoded by the coding sequence ATGCAAAAACTGAAAATTGCCTTAATTGTAGTCATAGCAATCGCTCTGTTGAAAGTTTATCCAACACACTCATACTTCAGTGATGTTGAAACATCAACCGGTGTTTTCAAAGCTGGTGTGTGGTGTAAATCTGAACATTTCCATGCGGATACATCTTGTGCAAAATTTAGCAACTGTTTTAGCAGCTGTTACATGCACGGCATCTCTATCAAAAATAGTGGAGACGTGCCTATTGACGTTCGTGGAATTGAGTTGAGATATGCTGGAGGAAATGTCACAAAAATAACCATTGGAAACTGCACCTTCTGGAGCGGAAGCTCCTCAAGCAGTATTTTTAGTGGACTCTGCACGCTAATGCCGGGAGAAAGGAAAGGACTGAGGATAACTTTCGATTCAAACGTCAGCGTAACGGAAATTATATTTACCTTTGACGACAGCTCTTCCAAAGGATTTCAGATCAGTGCAAGCTCTTGCTGA
- a CDS encoding signal peptidase I — translation MKKLAVALLMAILALAFPVVSDIATGKLTSLIVLSGSMHPIMQVGDVVVVKRCNPECLVAGDIIAFKDPSDRENIIITHRAIEVFTEDGKLTGFRTKGDANEEPDEFVVDREDIIGKAVFIVPLVGYLFEAYHSKNFLAYFTLIILPAFMLTVGEMRKIFSYNLQTERKTEKEGIRKKRKYTVIRKRRFFAIYISLTAALLLALYPITAVEGSEVCNHGFLPCLIICDDIPGYTVVQPGETVRVSGIVDAVQYVVPVFWAVRLSELNFSLPLAFTAIFSSILTFSMYPLWIQNLPELRRKRRRIFGRR, via the coding sequence ATGAAAAAGTTGGCTGTTGCCCTATTGATGGCTATACTTGCACTTGCTTTTCCGGTGGTGTCGGACATAGCTACTGGAAAGCTGACATCTCTGATTGTTCTTAGCGGAAGCATGCATCCTATTATGCAGGTGGGGGACGTGGTTGTTGTAAAACGCTGTAATCCAGAGTGCCTGGTAGCAGGAGACATAATTGCATTTAAGGATCCGTCTGACAGAGAGAATATCATAATAACTCACAGAGCAATAGAGGTTTTTACCGAGGATGGTAAATTAACCGGTTTCAGGACAAAAGGCGATGCAAACGAAGAGCCTGACGAGTTTGTGGTTGATAGGGAGGACATTATTGGAAAAGCAGTCTTTATAGTTCCGCTTGTCGGATACCTGTTTGAAGCCTACCATTCCAAAAATTTCCTTGCCTACTTTACTCTGATCATACTGCCAGCGTTTATGCTTACAGTAGGCGAGATGAGAAAAATCTTCTCTTATAACCTGCAAACTGAAAGGAAGACTGAAAAAGAAGGAATAAGGAAGAAGCGAAAGTACACAGTCATCAGAAAGAGAAGGTTCTTCGCGATATACATTTCATTGACAGCAGCGCTTCTGCTTGCATTATACCCGATTACAGCGGTGGAAGGATCAGAAGTGTGTAACCACGGATTTCTACCATGCCTAATAATATGCGATGACATACCCGGCTACACTGTCGTTCAACCGGGTGAAACGGTGAGGGTAAGTGGAATTGTGGATGCTGTTCAGTATGTGGTTCCAGTTTTCTGGGCCGTCAGGCTTTCCGAGCTGAATTTTAGTTTACCTTTGGCTTTTACAGCCATATTCAGCTCGATTCTAACTTTTTCCATGTATCCACTATGGATACAGAATTTACCCGAACTTAGGAGAAAGAGAAGGAGAATTTTTGGAAGGAGATGA